Part of the Antechinus flavipes isolate AdamAnt ecotype Samford, QLD, Australia chromosome 2, AdamAnt_v2, whole genome shotgun sequence genome is shown below.
CCAcatcattctcttttttgttttcttgcatttgcACAGATCATCCTAGATTAGGGCttccaatttttttaatagtttttatttttataggggaaaaccataagaaaacaacaacagaagaagaaaaaaagatgaaaatagtatgtgttgatctacattcagtcttcactattctctctctggatgtggacagtgtttttcatccaatttttttgttgatgttgtttatcgtagacccctttggcagtctggtgaaatcttATGGAATGCTTCTtggaataaagttttttaaatgcataaaatatattagattacAAAAATAACTAGTTATACTGAAATATAGATGCTTAAATTGAATtacctctgcctctctctatatatctatttcttctctcaaggCTCAACTCATGTTCTAGCTGTTTAAGAAAACCTTGATGCCCATAGTTTTAAAAGATACTCCCCTTTTCAAATTTTCTCACAGCCCTTTTTCTGGatctttcctttacttttttttcacattctaCTTGGTATCACACTTGAGAGGCTACAATGAAAGATAGAAAGGACTCTGGCCTATGAGTCAGCAAACACCCAGGATCAAATCTCACTCTGACGTTTATTAGCTGATTTACCactggtaaatcatttaatcccctTAAgcctcagttgtttttttttttttttttaatctgcaaaataaggatgataatatCTGTAGTACCTACCTCAGTACTGTCATGAGAATCACATGagattatatctatatttatatgttactTCTTTGATTAGAAGGATTGTTATTTCAAATTTCTTAtccttgcaaagtgcttttaatGACTCCAAACTTATCCCTTAAACACAGACCTATCTATTTAATAACAATCCTCTTAGAAATATGGTATGGCCATGAGTCATGGAAAATCAtaatctccaaagaattaaaagtgaGGATCACTCAAAGGGCAACAGAAAGGCAAATGGTGGACTTGAGCAGGGTGCACCTTTTATTAATGAAGAATTGTGCAAGAGAAGTAGTATAATGAATATTATCAGTTtcacttaaaaaataatgaattgttaTATGTCAAGAAACCTAGAAGAAGACCTCAGTATATTGCATGGATTCCCACTGGTTGATTTATGGATGAcataagataatagatttagagttggaaaggagccTTGAGACCATTaaatctaactccctcattttacatatgaggaaattgaggccaaaatagattaagtgacttgctcagggtaacatGACTAGTAATTTTCTGAAGTggctcagatctttctgattccagagcccCTACCCACTCTACCATGCTAGATAGTTTCATGAAATAAGCTGTGCATATATTGATGTATTGTTGCATGTCGAGTGTAATACCTTGTATTTGGGAGAAAGAGAGCCAGAACTGTAATTTCATTTCTGAGGGGAGCATCCAGGAAGAAAATTCTCTTCATAGATGTAGAAAGGCCAAATCTGTTCCTCTATTCATTCTTCCTTTGAATCCCTTGTACACTATAGGCAcctaaatgcttgctgacttgcgTTACTACGGTCTTTCTGGTGTTAAGACTGATTTTACTCAGACTAAAATAGGATTTATTGAGCAAGATCTACTTTGTGGATGAATAGTGACAGTGGAACATATTACTAACAATTGATACAATTAAAGCAAATTTAGATGGAAAAATCTTGCTATATTTATCCACTATTCACAAAGTAGGACTAACCATTATTTAGGAAAAATGAATGTCATTTCCAATCatgttctgttgtattttttgtaaaaagattgataaacaataacaataaaataatgataatagaagttttcatttctataataccTTACAGTTTGCAAAATTGAGACAAAGactgaaagacaaagaaagagagggaaaagtatTGAAGAAATATGCCTGACTAATCTTCAGTCTAAACTATGTCAGTTACCTCAGTTGATTAAAAAATGGTTCTAAGACAGACCAAGGCCTCTGGCCTTAGAGAGATGGTTAGTTCCTTAAAACTTTCTTAATAAAAGATGGAGAAGCAGCAGCATAACCCATTTCAAAACCCAACGCCTGAAAACCATTCTCCTGAGTGGGGACTGAACcagattaggaaatatttaacaattaagcaatcagtaaatgtttaacaaaataaataaaagtataaaacaatGTTAACATGTAGTTTTCTAAAATTATGCATAGTTTAGCGggctcatttctatttgagtttgataccattggCCTAGTGAACAGAGAGTTGGCCAGTCTGAAAGTCCAGTCTCTAATACATATTGCTTGTATGTATCACTTAACCTATGGGATCACAGGCACTTTTCTAAGACATTAAGTGGCCTATCAAATGATGATCTGCTTTGATAGAGGACGTTGTTAACTGTGAGTTCCTTACACCTAAGGGAACATATTGATCAAACAAAAAACTGgcatgtctaatttttttttttcaaatgaaagaacactgggtcTTACAAATACTAATTTTATCCTTATGACAACTCAGGGAGGTAGAtacaattattatcctcattctatagaggaggagaatgaggcagagagatgttaaatgatttgcttgagTCATATAGCAAGTCaaatttgagatcaaatttgaattcaggtgtttttGACTTTAGGTCTAATAGTGTATTCATTGCTAGATGAGGAAgatatctctaaggtccctttttaTTCTACATTTATGATGTCATGATCCTATGACATGAGATATCCTTTTCAGCTCATCTGAGTTCTCAATTGCTGAAGGCCCAAGGAGGCCCGCGTATAAGATGAAGTTTTTTTAGTGCAGGCATAAAGTTTATGTACTCATTTAAGGTTTTCTGAGTGCTGTAATGCACAATATCTCACTTGACCCTTATGCTGACTAGATGAAGTAGGTAATAATATTAACCTATTCTCAGATGATACTAAacctcagagagattaagtgatgcGTCCCAGGTCACTATTGAGGCTTGATTGCAGCCCAGTTCTTCCTGCCCCAAATGTAGTACTAAGCTCTGTCACCTTCTAGAAATGAGAAGTTCCCCCTTAATTTGTCAAGATATATTTTGGGTTCTAACTCGATAGAATGAGAACCTGAGTaatactttaaagaaaattaaaactttatttctttttacaaaatagCTGCCAGGGTCCGGGCCTCCCCAGAAAGCACCAGGAAGGGAGGGGTGAAGCTGGGCCACGGTCAGAGAAGTATGGAGCTGAGCTCCAGCTCTCCCCGGCCTAGCAAACGGTCCCGCTCCAGGCCCCGGCCCTTGTTCTCGGCCTTGACCCTCACCGCCGTGCGGCGTAGGTCATCCTCGGACAGTCCGTCGAAGAAAAAGTCCTCGTTGAACACTGGGTTGCGGCTCTGTCGGATCACGGCGCTGCGCTGCTTGCGCGTCTTCCCCGGAGGCACCAAGGTGACGCTGACTCTGCAGCCGATGGCCCCCGGCTCGGCCGTGCCGCTGTACAGACCCTCGGCTCGGAGCAGGCGGATGCGCAGCCGCCGGGACGCCGGACAGTACTCGGTAGCCAAGTGCAGGGCGCCGCCGTGGTGGCCCAGGGTCACGGTGCTCTCGACCTCCAGGCGCTCCCGCGGCGGGCCCAGAGCGGAGGGGGTCGGCGGGAGGGATGGAGCCCTGGGCCCCGCCGAGGTGGAGACGCGGTCTGCGTCCGGCACGGCATCGAAGTCCTCGTCATCGTCTTCTGCGCTGGAGACCGAGCGGGTCCGGGCCAGAACGCGGCTCCCACTGGCTCGCAGCGCCCGGCCCAGCAGCCCGTCCGGGGCGCGGAGGAGGCGGCGGTAAAGCTGGAGGCTCCGGGAACGCGGGGCATCGCAGGGAGACGAGCTGGCAGAGCAGAGGGAGGAAGAGGCGATGTCGGTAGTGTCGGATGAAACACTCGGCCCTCGTGGGTTGCAGGTGCCACCGCTACTGCAGTAGGTATGAGCCCGAGGTCGCAGCAACTGCCGGGACGGGGGCTGGAGAAGAAGGGCGGCAGCAGCTGCAGAGCCCCCGAAAAAAAGGGACTCCTTACGGCGGGTATTCGGACTCTCCAGAAGCGCGCAGAAGCCGTACGAAGTTGACCTGCGAGGCAGGTGCTGCAGCGAGAGGGCAGCCTGCGAGCGCGGGTCCCAGTCGGTGAGGTCCGGGTCCTCCCTGGCTCCCACAAGATCTGGCCGCAGCTCTTTCTCCTGCCGCTGATCTCGGGTAGGGCGTAGGAAAGGACTGGGCAAGAGCCTGGGCGGGATGCAGAACTCTGGGATGCTGTCTGGGGTGAGAACATTGGTAAAGGTGGAAGGAGCAAAGGCAGAGGTGGCCGCTGGGCGTGTCCGCACTCGTAGGAGCCGCTCCAGGCACCACATTAGAGTAGTAGTACTCGCGTGTGAGGGGGTTTCTTGGATCAAGCTAATCTATCTAAAACACACAAGAAGACTATAGACAGCAATTTTGGCTTCTTTTGCTTGGAAATGTTATTTCTCCCTTCTACTCCTGCGCCTCCCAGGTTACGACTCCCCAGCCCCGCCCCCCACCACAAATGCTTTCTCTGATGTTTCAACTTGCCTCATAAGGATTGCTTCCTTATTCTCTTAGCTTTGTCCCCACTTACTCCTACTTCTTCCTTTTACTTTCCTAACACTCATACTCCTAGAATGAATCTGGCCCTAGTTTCTTCCTTGCTGCTTCTCAGAAGCAGTTCGGCAATCATTTGGTGAATTCCCATATTACTACATATTTTCCCTGAAAAAGGGAGGGGACAGATAGCTCACAGATCCTAGCCAGATAACAGGTCGTCATTCCAAGACCTAATTATCAAGCAGACATGACCCCTTGTTACCTACCTAGAATTCACTGATTATTCTTTTCTGAGTCTCCACGTTTGCAGATTATGGCTGCCTGCAGTGGTGTCTGAGGTGACACAGATCTGTTCAAATGCTGTTAGAAATTATCAGCAGCAGCACAAGAATAATTGCTGGCAGTTCCTTTATAGGGGCTGCGGGCAAACATCCAGCCAATCCGAAGGCACTGAGATCCTAAGGTAAGCCCCGCCCCCTCGGCGCTGTGAGTATAATTCGCAGGTTGTGTAAACCGATACCGCCCCACACcatgcccctccccccccccccccccaatttaatCAGGCCACATGGCCGAAGCCGTGGAGGAACTTGAGAAAACTATACCATTTCCATGGCATTGGTAGAAAACTACATAAGTCCTGGgctcatttctttatcttttcctctatCCCTTAAACACAAACCTATGGCTGTTCCTATGCAAAATTATGATGTATTTTTCTGACAATGTTGTCTGGCTGAATGTTCTGGAGTACTCTGAAATCTCTGAAGAGAAGAAACTATGGATCCCCCAAAGGGTAATAAAGAAGTGCACTTTGggcataagcacatagtaaccaTTGTAAATTAGGAATTAAATAGAAGTGGTATAAAGGATAATGTCTGAGAAATGTcgaattaggaggaaaaaaagatggactgATCTAATTGTTGGATAGCCCACAGGCTTCGTTAGTCTTTGTGCCAAGTCAAGGGAATAAGGGAAAAGAGCCCATGGACATCTCTAACGTTTTCAGTGGGAAGTAGTTGGGAATTTCAGAGGATGGGAAGGTAGGATGGGGTGAGATCTGTGTCACTGAAAGGAATATTCATGTTAGTGATATCACATATCATGGGGATGTGGGAATACCAATGTAGCACTTGGATTGAAGTAGCATAGCATATAAGATGGATAAtcaaatcttatattttatatatgtgtatataaaataatctattttattttagtgaCTAAGCAGAGATATACTTTACATCCCTCATTAGcctttaaaataacaatagaaaaattggatcaagataAATGTGTCCTTATGTGGGCTAGTGTAATTTGGGCTAGACAAAATTATggcattatatttaaaaaataagaaaataaaaaactaagcCTGGAATGGTAATGATGGTGAGCAACTTTTTTCTCtcagtcataggatcatagaatccaGTTAGTCAACAAGTATTAATTGAATGTTCACTATGTGCCTTGCTATGtgttataaatgttatatatgagatgctcaagaaatattttactattactcaaggaacaattaataatttataatatctaaagatataaatattacAGATTATTTTGCTcaaaaaaatttatgttaaaaatgcTACTAAGCTACATTTTCTGTTCAAGCAGTAGAAACATACATActtttagaaccagaaggaagaaaaaaaaggaggaaggaaggacaaaacaaaagaaagaagaaaggatagagaTCTAgatcttgttttatagatgaagaatctgagattCAGAGACATAAAGAGCTTTGCTTAAGCTCACAACTAATTACAGCCAATATCAGAAATCATATCTCCTGGCTCTCACTAGAGTAGTCTTACTACCATATTTCTTTGAgatagctaagtgacacagtggataaagtgaaTACTTTGTAactaagaagatctgagttcaaatttggctgcACACATTTATAAGATGTgtgtgacacagtggataaagtgaaTACTTTGTAactaagaagatctgagttcaaatttggctgcACACATTTATAAGATGTgtgtgacacagtggataaagtgaaTACTTTGTAactaagaagatctgagttcaaatttggctgcACACATTTAtaagatgtgtgactctgggcaagagtcactgggcaagccacttctgtctgcctctttagctataaaacagggataataataataa
Proteins encoded:
- the LOC127551300 gene encoding C2 calcium-dependent domain-containing protein 4A-like, which produces MWCLERLLRVRTRPAATSAFAPSTFTNVLTPDSIPEFCIPPRLLPSPFLRPTRDQRQEKELRPDLVGAREDPDLTDWDPRSQAALSLQHLPRRSTSYGFCALLESPNTRRKESLFFGGSAAAAALLLQPPSRQLLRPRAHTYCSSGGTCNPRGPSVSSDTTDIASSSLCSASSSPCDAPRSRSLQLYRRLLRAPDGLLGRALRASGSRVLARTRSVSSAEDDDEDFDAVPDADRVSTSAGPRAPSLPPTPSALGPPRERLEVESTVTLGHHGGALHLATEYCPASRRLRIRLLRAEGLYSGTAEPGAIGCRVSVTLVPPGKTRKQRSAVIRQSRNPVFNEDFFFDGLSEDDLRRTAVRVKAENKGRGLERDRLLGRGELELSSILL